The following are from one region of the Zymoseptoria tritici IPO323 chromosome 13, whole genome shotgun sequence genome:
- the CYP72 gene encoding putative P450 monooxygenase (P450 with unknown function. Possibly involved in the biosynthesis of a polyketide. This model is located next to a hybrid PKS-PS. It has very low similarity with known or predicted p450s), with protein KDAKLEGFEIRQGSVLLMPVELMHMDERTFPSPQEMKPERWMIDDENTLSMQNKRLRAFGGGKSLCSGRFVAEHEVIGVVSQLLLRFDVE; from the coding sequence AAGGATGCGAAGCTTGAAGGGTTTGAAATCCGTCAAGGAAGCGTCCTCTTGATGCCCGTAGAGCTCATGCACATGGACGAAAGGACATTCCCAAGCCCTCAAGAAATGAAGCCCGAACGATGGATGATTGACGATGAGAATACACTGTCAATGCAGAACAAAAGACTGCGAGCGTTTGGCGGGGGTAAATCCTTGTGTTCGGGCAGATTTGTCGCCGAGCATGAAGTTATTGGCGTGGTCTCGCAACTCCTCCTTCGTTTCGATGTTGAG
- the PKS8 gene encoding polyketide synthase (predicted involved in secondary metabolite biosynthesis), whose product MESTIEADAIAIVGLATRFPQDCTSSEELWKFLVNGRNAHTPFPEDRLGSGHYHPDSEHGGTHAVLGSSHFLSEDPAYFDAPFFSITKGEALSLDPQQRLVLENVYLALENSGYSLDKVAGSNTSVFVSGFNHDHYALLNMDPEAALRYKATGTTNSMNSNRVSWFFDLKGASATVDTACSSSMVALHLGCQGLRTGETEMSVVSGVTVISYPGDTTSMSHVGFLGPTGKCFSFDHRAEGYGRGEGVGTVILKRVRDAVRDGDTIRAVIRGTCINQDGRTPGLTLPDSGAQERLIKKVYASAGIGFDQTAYVEAHGTGTAAGDPIEANGIARGFSGRKNDVPLYVGTIKASTGHLEGAAGVAGVIKSILMLESGIIPPQATFEKVNPKIPAKKWRLVFPTEATSWPHNGLRRISINSFGVGGTNAHTILDDAYNYLQQRGLSARHHTAPNRPTQAEVDRLCGRVEDVPVNGHANGVSNGTSNDSASNTHIESGWAQFGQIVPPPQIIPMSSFDEDGIQRAAKVYSAFIDYKTFATPGMESRFAQNFAHTVSKRSHLNWRSHILGSTAPKLAKSLSSSLPKPTRARGNVNVAWVFTGQSAQWYGMARELLCYPVFRTSLQEASAYFESLGSSWSLLDELAKNKDESNVNEPWLAQPACTAIQIALADLLLSWNVKPTRVVGHSSGEIAAALVAGKLDRQSALRAAYFRGVVSSKQTSKKGAMLAAGSSEAELRPYLEGINSSHPGALTIACINSFKNCTISGDEDQVNALRDVLDGDAIFARKLNVKKAYHSSHMEELSAEYLDLLGDLTAPAVSPYGKVHMFSTVTGSLVEDNVLGSEYWVKNLVSPVKFSQGMAAVVFARTEKGQASLRAESNAANVFADVVLELGPHGALQSAIKDTLSTRAEASAVTSFPTLNRSQPGPETILHAMGHLWCRGYAIDVDQINRSSDIAHLANDPERLVELPGYAFNHSQRFWFESRLARNYRLRKEPRHDLFGAPVPDWDVESPRWRNIIRLSEQPWIRDHAVTNSIIYPGVGYIIMAIEAARRIADPALKIVGFRVKDVALKRALVIPDTKDGIETAITMPRDHESSLASSTIWRRFSVTSFNPLGDEWVEHCTGCISTEYDVATGPVDNGREVQAEAERWRKSLQDAEHQATENWDISQAYESMAAVGLKFGPLFRNGSACRASHAGPVLGTITIPNVAQAMPKGHLSPHLIHPATMDSMMHIALGATMNLSGSMKLDAAVVPTFIKDIWVSANLTSDPGHRFRVQGRSHLMAFEKYTSDVRVWDESGEGCISIEGIQTTPLDYASQDAIASRKLCHEIEWVPYVEHLTAEDLKASDRPAKKDDLTAIWVEKLQLATLLLVTDALDELDQTAPPTLEGHLLRYFEWMKQLEAWMHSDNVSGVSLAEFQRYKTDLEAKAGLYKQIEEYKADGRLAVRMGSNIVKVLRGEVDPLDLMFGQDDILDEFYAGLVDLGDLSSQQTNFLRILAENSTNLQVLEVGAGTGSSTKPVLEALAPLSEQGRLGKSSLERYTYTDLSSAFFDKAREKFKPHEGLIEYKVLNAEKDVAQQGFEPESYDLIIAQNVIHATADIQATLANLRTLLKPGGRFLLQEIIRRDYFWSPLAFGQLAGWWLGVEPMRQWGPLVTPAEWDSLFKASGYTGVDLELASSQDPVLHTGSVLVSRYEGPTATRQSEWRDIVLVSPRGQLSDVAKALQSELQRHLRVSTPLIATVGELKDTDLTGKLCISVAELEDPVLASLTAEEYEGVNTMLTVCKGLLWITGDQEQHPEFGMALGLLRTLRWERDLDEVNLITLSIADPRPSLQIILGMVIKLTKEQFSPSLPAQRYHGEYVLKDGRFLTSRLHTADAADDFLAGKFSKPKPVMMPLRDAGRPIKLSTASPGRLDTLEWVTDPAYDEPLAEKTVEIEIKAAPLNFRDVMIAMGEHMAYSMGCEAAGIVSRIGSDVTDFKIGDRVVYIVDFGAMGGFHTYGRSESSVVAKIPNEMSFEEAAGLPVVWTTVLYGLRDVGRLTKGESVLIHAAAGGVGQAAINYAKHIGAEVFATVSTPQKRDLLVKELGVPEDHIFSSRDLSFVDGVRRVTKGRGVDVVLNSLSGEALRGSWDLLAPLGRFVEVGKKDAQANARLEMRPLLRAASLTCVDLVTMMKSRPDIVKRLLDDTVALWSEGVVKPASPTLVKPMSQLIEGFQTLQTGKGVGKMVFVPEPEDVMPIVPARPAPFHLLEDATYVLAGGLGGLGRSIASWMAARGARTFVFLSSSGNITPPVAKLKCDLEAVGCKMHVFKCDVSDEGRLKEVVAECQATLPPVKGVIQGAMKLSDSIFENMKFDAFQAAVMPKVAGSLNLHKHLPKDMDFYVMLSSATGILGNRGQANYAAGNTFQDTLAHHRRKEGLPATSIDVGAVMSVGYVAENVDQAAEGKGRTIANFELERIREEDIHALVEYAMGSDCPAQLVTGMIPMSEYRARGAPPPTFMSFPLFTHLNNLGALGTRATEDGGGVPVEALLNAAKTLDEAADIITTAARAKLASLLSIAVEDVDPERSVGANGVDSLVAIEFRAFLTKETRSETPMLDIMGTLSLTALCRKIAASSKAVQVKAEDEPAA is encoded by the exons ATGGAGAGCACAATAGAGGCTGACGCGATTGCCATTGTGGGACTCGCCACTCGTTTCCCTCAAGACTGCACAAGTTCTGAAGAGCTCTGGAAATTCCTTGTGAACGGAAGGAATGCTCACACGCCTTTTCCAGAAGATCGCCTCGGATCCGGCCATTATCATCCAGATTCTGAGCATGGCGGTACTCATGCTGTCCTTGGTTCGT CCCATTTTCTCTCCGAGGATCCGGCCTATTTTGATGCGCCGTTCTTCTCCATCACGAAAGGAGAAGCATTGTCGCTGGACCCACAACAGCGACTGGTCCTCGAAAATGTGTATCTGGCGCTTGAGAATTCCGGCTACTCGTTGGACAAGGTCGCAGGAAGCAACACAAGTGTCTTCGTGTCCGGCTTCAATCATGATCACTACGCACTCCTCAACATGGATCCAGAGGCAGCCCTACGGTATAAAGCCACGGGAACGACCAACTCAATGAACAGCAATCGGGTGTCCTGGTTCTTCGATCTGAAAGGCGCAAGCGCTACCGTCGATACAGCCTGTTCCAGCTCCATGGTGGCTCTACATCTCGGATGCCAAGGCCTACGGACAGGAGAAACAGAGATGTCCGTGGTGTCCGGCGTGACAGTCATCAGCTATCCCGGAGACACTACTTCCATGTCTCATGTTGGCTTTCTCGGTCCCACCGGCAAGTGCTTCAGTTTCGATCATCGTGCTGAGGGCTATGGCCGCGGCGAAGGTGTCGGCACTGTCATCCTGAAACGAGTGAGAGATGCGGTGCGTGATGGTGACACCATTCGGGCCGTGATTCGTGGTACCTGTATCAATCAGGATGGCAGAACTCCAGGATTGACTCTTCCGGACAGCGGCGCCCAGGAGCGTTTGATCAAGAAAGTGTACGCATCAGCTGGCATAGGGTTTGACCAGACCGCATATGTTGAGGCACATGGTACAGGCACGGCCGCTGGAGACCCCATTGAGGCCAACGGCATAGCTCGTGGATTTTCTGGTCGGAAGAACGATGTACCACTCTATGTGGGAACGATCAAAGCATCCACCGGCCATTTGGAGGGCGCGGCGGGCGTGGCTGG AGTCATAAAGTCGATCTTGATGCTTGAAAGTGGAATCATCCCGCCTCAAGCCACCTTTGAGAAGGTGAACCCGAAGATACCAGCCAAGAAATGGCGCCTTGTCTTCCCGACCGAGGCGACAAGCTGGCCGCACAATGGCCTGCGGAGAATCTCGATCAACTCTTTTGGAGTCGGAGGAACCAATGCG CACACCATCCTAGATGATGCGTACAACTACCTTCAGCAGCGTGGCTTATCAGCTCGACACCACACAGCACCCAACAGGCCGACACAGGCAGAAGTTGACAGACTTTGTGGCCGAGTCGAGGACGTCCCCGTAAATGGGCATGCCAACGGAGTGTCCAATGGCACCAGCAATGACAGCGCAAGCAATACGCACATTGAAAGCGGCTGGGCTCAATTTGGGCAGATCGTACCACCTCCACAGATCATTCCGATGTCGTCGTTCGATGAGGATGGCATTCAACGGGCAGCAAAAGTGTACAGTGCCTTCATCGATTACAAGACCTTCGCCACTCCTGGCATGGAGTCGAGATTTGCCCAGAACTTCGCCCACACAGTTTCCAAAAGATCTCATCTCAACTGGCGAAGCCACATCTTGGGAAGCACAGCACCGAAGCTGGCAaagtctctctcttcttcatTGCCAAAACCAACACGGGCCAGAGGAAATGTCAATGTTGCCTGGGTCTTCACAGGACAATCGGCGCAGTGGTACGGCATGGCTCGAGAACTGCTGTGCTATCCAGTATTTCGAACGAGTCTCCAAGAAGCTTCTGCATACTTTGAGTCTCTTGGATCATCGTGGTCGCTGCTGGACGAGCTCGCCAAGAACAAGGACGAGAGCAATGTGAACGAGCCCTGGTTGGCTCAGCCCGCTTGCACCGCCATACAGATCGCTCTGGCTGATCTATTGCTGTCCTGGAACGTCAAGCCAACGCGGGTCGTTGGACATAGCTCGGGTGAGATCGCCGCTGCCCTGGTCGCGGGCAAATTGGATCGACAAAGCGCACTTCGAGCCGCATACTTTCGAGGCGTCGTTTCAAGCAAGCAGACCAGCAAGAAAGGAGCGATGCTTGCAGCTGGATCATCCGAAGCCGAGCTACGACCATATCTCGAGGGTATCAACAGCAGCCATCCAGGCGCCTTGACGATCGCGTGCATCAACAGCTTCAAGAATTGCACCATctccggcgacgaggacCAGGTCAACGCTCTCCGAGACGTACTTGATGGCGACGCCATATTTGCGAGGAAGCTCAACGTCAAGAAAGCCTACCACAGTTCTCACATGGAAGAGCTTTCGGCCGAGTATTTGGACTTGTTAGGAGACTTGACAGCGCCGGCTGTTTCTCCCTACGGCAAGGTCCACATGTTCTCTACCGTCACAGGGAGCCTTGTAGAAGACAACGTTCTCGGATCGGAGTACTGGGTCAAAAACCTCGTCTCGCCTGTCAAATTCTCCCAAGGAATGGCGGCTGTGGTCTTCGCTCGAACCGAGAAAGGTCAAGCTTCACTCCGGGCAGAAAGCAACGCCGCAAACGTATTCGCCGATGTCGTCCTCGAGCTAGGACCGCACGGAGCGCTACAGAGTGCCATCAAAGACACCCTCTCCACCCGTGCGGAGGCTTCGGCAGTTACCTCATTTCCCACGCTGAACAGATCCCAGCCTGGTCCAGAAACAATCCTGCATGCAATGGGACATCTCTGGTGCCGAGGCTACGCCATAGACGTCGATCAGATCAATCGAAGCTCAGACATAGCGCATCTCGCCAACGATCCCGAACGCCTCGTGGAGCTCCCAGGCTATGCCTTCAACCACTCGCAGAGATTCTGGTTCGAGAGCAGACTAGCACGAAACTATCGTCTGCGCAAAGAACCTCGCCACGATTTATTTGGAGCGCCTGTGCCCGACTGGGACGTCGAGAGTCCGCGCTGGAGGAACATCATCCGACTGTCCGAGCAGCCATGGATTCGAGACCATGCGGTGACCAATTCGATCATCTATCCTGGCGTGGGTTATATCATAATGGCGATAGAAGCTGCTCGGCGAATCGCCGATCCGGCACTGAAGATTGTCGGGTTTCGGGTCAAGGACGTTGCCTTGAAGAGAGCATTGGTCATTCCGGATACCAAAGATGGGATTGAGACGGCCATTACGATGCCGCGCGACCACGAGTCGAGTCTTGCGTCTTCTACCATCTGGCGGAGATTCTCGGTCACCTCATTCAATCCTCTGGGAGATGAATGGGTGGAGCACTGCACCGGGTGCATCAGCACAGAGTACGATGTCGCCACCGGTCCTGTCGACAACGGTCGTGAGGTGCAAGCTGAAGCTGAGAGGTGGCGGAAGTCATTGCAGGACGCTGAACACCAAGCGACAGAGAATTGGGACATCTCTCAAGCATACGAGAGCATGGCCGCCGTCGGTCTCAAATTTGGACCGCTGTTCCGCAACGGCTCAGCTTGCAGAGCTTCGCACGCAGGACCAGTCCTGGGCACAATCACCATTCCCAACGTTGCTCAAGCCATGCCCAAGGGCCACCTCTCTCCACATTTGATTCATCCTGCGACAATGGACAGCATGATGCACATCGCGCTGGGCGCCACCATGAACCTCTCGGGATCGATGAAGCTGGATGCTGCTGTGGTGCCGACCTTCATCAAGGACATCTGGGTCTCGGCGAACCTGACATCCGATCCGGGACATCGCTTCAGAGTGCAAGGTCGATCCCACTTGATGGCTTTTGAAAAGTACACGAGCGATGTGCGAGTTTGGGACGAGTCTGGAGAGGGTTGTATCTCCATTGAAGGCATCCAGACCACTCCCCTAGACTACGCCAGTCAGGATGCGATTGCTTCTCGCAAATTATGCCATGAGATTGAATGGGTGCCGTATGTTGAGCATCTTACCGCAGAGGACCTCAAGGCGAGCGACAGGCccgcgaagaaggacgactTGACAGCCATCTGGGTCGAAAAGCTGCAGCTCGCAACGCTACTGCTTGTAACCGATGCTCTTGATGAACTGGACCAAACAGCACCGCCCACACTGGAAGGCCATCTCCTGCGGTACTTCGAGTGGATGAAGCAGCTGGAGGCCTGGATGCACTCAGACAACGTCTCCGGCGTCTCGCTGGCAGAGTTCCAAAGGTACAAAACCGATTTAGAGGCAAAGGCTGGGCTGTACAAGCAGATTGAAGAGTACAAAGCCGACGGCAGACTGGCCGTGCGCATGGGTTCCAACATCGTCAAAGTTCTGAGGGGCGAGGTCGACCCATTGGACTTGATGTTCGGTCAGGACGATATTCTCGATGAGTTCTACGCTGGACTGGTGGATCTTGGCGATCTTTCGTCGCAGCAAACCAATTTCCTCCGTATTCTTGCAGAGAACTCCACGAATTTGCAAGTCTTGGAGGTCGGTGCCGGCACGGGGTCTTCCACGAAACCAGTGCTTGAGGCACTCGCACCGTTGAGCGAGCAAGGGCGACTCGGCAAATCCAGCCTCGAGCGATACACATACACAGATCTGTCGTCTGCTTTCTTCGATAAAGCGAGGGAGAAATTCAAGCCGCACGAGGGGTTGATCGAGTACAAGGTCCTCAACGCCGAGAAAGATGTCGCCCAACAGGGCTTCGAGCCAGAAAGCTATGACTTGATCATCGCCCAAAACGTGATTCATGCGACAGCTGATATCCAGGCGACATTGGCAAACCTGAGAACATTGCTCAAGCCCGGTGGCCGTTTCCTCCTCCAGGAAATCATCCGAAGAGACTACTTCTGGTCACCCTTGGCTTTTGGTCAGCTGGCGGGCTGGTGGCTTGGTGTCGAGCCAATGCGGCAGTGGGGTCCGCTGGTGACACCTGCTGAGTGGGATTCTCTGTTCAAGGCGTCTGGCTACACTGGAGTAGATTTAGAACTGGCGAGCAGCCAGGATCCTGTGCTTCATACCGGTAGTGTTCTGGTCTCGAGGTATGAAGGACCGACAGCGACGCGGCAAAGCGAATGGAGGGACATAGTGCTAGTGTCACCTCGCGGACAGCTCAGCGATGTCGCGAAGGCGCTTCAGTCAGAGTTACAGCGTCATCTGCGCGTTTCTACTCCGTTGATCGCCACTGTGGGCGAGCTCAAAGACACTGATCTCACCGGAAAGCTGTGCATTTCCGTCGCCGAACTCGAAGATCCAGTGTTGGCATCGTTGACGGCCGAGGAATACGAAGGCGTGAACACGATGCTCACTGTTTGCAAAGGCTTGCTCTGGATCACTGGCGACCAGGAGCAACATCCAGAATTCGGCATGGCATTGGGACTTCTGCGCACACTGAGGTGGGAACGAGATCTCGATGAGGTGAATCTGATCACTTTGTCCATTGCGGATCCCCGACCGTCGCTGCAAATCATACTCGGAATGGTGATCAAGCTGACAAAAGAGCAATTTTCTCCATCGCTGCCAGCACAGAGATACCACGGAGAGTATGTCCTCAAAGACGGGCGTTTCCTGACAAGTCGCCTTCACACAGCGGATGCAGCCGACGACTTCCTCGCTGGCAAGTTCAGCAAACCCAAGCCGGTCATGATGCCGTTGCGGGATGCCGGTAGGCCGATCAAACTATCCACTGCTTCGCCTGGTCGACTAGACACCTTGGAGTGGGTGACTGACCCGGCTTACGACGAACCGCTGGCGGAAAAGACCGTGGAGATAGAGATCAAAGCAGCCCCTCTGAACTTTCGAGATGTGATGATCGCAATGGGAGAGCATATGGCGTACTCCATGGGTTGCGAGGCAGCTG GAATCGTCTCTCGCATTGGCTCCGACGTCACAGACTTCAAAATCGGTGATCGCGTTGTCTACATTGTCGATTTCGGCGCGATGGGAGGTTTTCACACTTACGGCAGAAGCGAGTCCTCTGTCGTGGCTAAAATCCCCAACGAGATGAGCTTCGAAGAGGCCGCCGGCCTGCCAGTGGTGTGGACGACTGTCCTGTACGGACTCAGAGACGTAGGCAGGTTGACCAAAGGAGAAAGTGTCTTAATTCATGCGGCAGCGGGCGGGGTCGGCCAGGCGGCAATCAACTATGCGAAGCATATTGGCGCCGAGGTATTTGCGACGGTGTCAACTCCGCAGAAGCGTGAT CTTCTCGTGAAGGAATTGGGCGTGCCCGAAGACCACATATTCTCCAGCAGGGATCTCTCTTTCGTGGACGGCGTGCGTCGTGTCACGAAAGGAAGAGGCGTCGATGTTGTCCTGAATTCTCTTTCGGGAGAG GCACTTCGAGGATCATGGGATCTGCTCGCACCGCTCGGTCGCTTTGTCGAGGTCGGCAAGAAAGATGCACAGGCAAATGCTCGCTTGGAGATGAGACCGCTCCTCCGTGCGGCCTCGCTGACCTGTGTCGATCTGGTGACTATGATGAAGAGTCGTCCAGACATTGTAAAACGCCTACTGGACGACACGGTGGCCTTGTGGAGCGAGGGTGTGGTCAAGCCTGCCAGCCCGACGCTTGTGAAGCCAATGTCGCAGCTGATTGAAGGATTTCAGACGCTTCAGACTGGTAAAGGCGTCGGGAAGATGGTGTTCGTGCCGGAGCCGGAAGATGTCATGCCCATTGTTCCAGCCAGGCCTGCACCGTTCCACCTTTTGGAAGACGCAACATATGTACTAGCTGGCGGCCTGGGTGGTCTCGGGCGAAGTATCGCAAGCTGGATGGCTGCCAGGGGAGCAAGAACCTTTGTCTTCTTGTCGAGCAGTGGGAATATCACTCCACCTGTGGCGAAGCTCAAGTGCGATCTGGAAGCTGTCGGCTGCAAGATGCATGTGTTCAAGTGCGACGTTAGCGATGAGGGCCGACTGAAAGAGGTGGTAGCAGAGTGTCAGGCCACTCTTCCTCCGGTCAAGGGCGTGATCCAGGGCGCGATGAAATTGAGC GACTCAATCTTCGAGAACATGAAATTTGATGCGTTCCAAGCTGCAGTGATGCCAAAAGTTGCCGGATCGTTGAATCTCCACAAACATCTGCCCAAAGACATGGACTTCTACGTCATGCTCTCGTCCGCAACGGGAATTCTCGGAAACAGAGGTCAAGCAAATTATGCAGCGGGCAACACATTTCAGGACACGCTGGCACACCACCGGCGCAAAGAAGGGCTCCCGGCAACCAGTATCGACGTCGGAGCTGTCATGTCCGTGGGCTATGTGGCTGAGAATGTCGACCAAGCCGCCGAAGGCAAGGGAAGGACCATTGCAAATTTCGAGCTGGAGCGCATTCGAGAAGAGGATATTCACGCCCTGGTGGAGTATGCCATGGGCTCAGATTGTCCGGCTCAGCTCGTCACGGGAATGATTCCAATGTCCGAGTATCGCGCGCGAGGAGCACCGCCTCCAACATTCATGAGCTTCCCATTGTTCACGCATTTGAACAATCTAGGGGCACTTGGGACGAGGGCTACCGAAGACGGCGGCGGAGTGCCAGTGGAGGCGCTATTGAATGCAGCGAAGACCTTGGATGAGGCCGCAGACATCATCACTACGGCAGCGAGGGCCAAGTTGGCTTCGCTCCTCTCCATTGCGGTGGAAGACGTTGATCCGGAGAGATCCGTGGGAGCGAATGGAGTGGACTCGTTGGTGGCGATTGAATTTCGGGCGTTCTTGACGAAGGAGACTCGCTCGGAAACGCCGATGCTCGATATCATGGGGACGCTGAGCCTTACTGCGCTTTGCAGGAAGATTGCGGCAAGCAGTAAGGCTGTTCAggtgaaggcggaggatgagcCGGCGGCGTGA
- the MgAMY1 gene encoding putative alpha-amylase (Alpha-amylase (Signal P secreted)) translates to MTHKWWKNAIGYQIWPASFKDSNADGWGDIPGIISKLDHLKDLGVDLIWISPVYASPQHDFGYDVANYEAIDERYGSLEDVDNLIRESNKRGMKVIMDLVINHTSIQHAWFTESKKSQQNKYSDWYIWRDPKYDAHGTRRPPNNWANASQFGGGSAWEYVPERDQYYFHLCVPEQPDLNWYNAEMRQAVYESAVEFWLKRGIAGFRVDIVGFYWKDPSFPDNDCGEELQPMEAKYIMNGPLVHVWLKEIRQKITELFGHDIVLIGELPMTTRDECLRYVSPGSQELDMTLEMDVFLVGEDPNSTSCDRERMALPVIKDCISKSQSLIDDGGWTTAFLENHDYGRSVSRFGPGDGPYRDTAAKMMALLVGALSGTMFIYQGEEIGMTSPTHWNQHDWRDPADVRRMREFEEAGDFESLEKWLHNARLWGRDNARTPVQWSAAEHAGFSDAEPWIRVNENYVEVNAADQVGRVGSVLEFWKGMIWLRKQHLEVLVHGRFSLLDRENEKVFAFLKSSRADERQQMKIVCNFSDDEVNIPTPSALQQQIWELELSTSPEGDPARLRPWEGRLYRLAA, encoded by the coding sequence ATGACGCACAAATGGTGGAAGAACGCGATTGGATATCAAATATGGCCAGCTTCGTTCAAGGACAGTAACGCAGATGGATGGGGCGATATTCCTGGAATCATCAGCAAGCTGGATCATCTCAAAGACCTTGGAGTGGATTTGATCTGGATATCTCCTGTATACGCTTCGCCTCAGCATGACTTTGGGTACGATGTCGCGAATTACGAAGCTATCGACGAACGATATGGCTCTCTGGAAGATGTGGACAACTTGATTCGGGAATCGAACAAACGCGGCATGAAAGTCATCATGGATCTCGTCATCAATCACACCAGTATTCAACATGCGTGGTTTACCGAGAGCAAGAAGTCACAGCAAAACAAGTACAGCGACTGGTATATCTGGCGGGATCCAAAGTACGACGCTCACGGAACGCGGCGTCCTCCCAACAATTGGGCGAATGCCTCCCAATTCGGCGGTGGTAGCGCTTGGGAATACGTTCCTGAGCGGGACCAATACTATTTCCATCTCTGCGTGCCAGAGCAGCCGGACCTGAATTGGTACAACGCGGAGATGCGACAAGCTGTGTACGAGAGTGCTGTGGAATTTTGGTTGAAGCGAGGGATCGCAGGCTTCCGAGTGGACATCGTTGGTTTCTACTGGAAAGATCCGAGCTTCCCAGACAATGACTGCGGCGAAGAGTTGCAGCCCATGGAAGCCAAGTACATCATGAATGGTCCACTCGTCCATGTATGGTTGAAGGAAATCCGACAGAAGATCACCGAATTGTTCGGTCACGATATCGTTTTGATTGGTGAACTTCCGATGACAACCAGGGACGAATGTTTGAGGTACGTCTCTCCCGGGTCACAAGAACTGGACATGACCCTCGAGATGGATGTCTTCCTGGTCGGAGAAGATCCAAATTCCACGAGTTGCGACCGCGAGCGTATGGCATTGCCAGTGATCAAGGACTGCATTTCAAAATCGCAAAGCTTGATCGATGACGGAGGCTGGACCACAGCATTTCTGGAAAACCACGATTATGGACGCAGTGTCTCTCGCTTCGGACCAGGAGATGGCCCGTACAGGGACACAGCGGCAAAAATGATGGCCCTGCTGGTTGGCGCTTTATCTGGAACAATGTTCATCTATCAAGGAGAGGAGATCGGCATGACGAGCCCTACACACTGGAATCAGCACGACTGGAGAGATCCGGCTGATGTCCGCCGAATGCGCGAGTTCGAAGAAGCAGGAGACTTTGAGTCACTTGAGAAGTGGCTTCATAACGCTCGCTTGTGGGGTCGCGATAACGCCAGGACACCGGTGCAATGGTCCGCTGCGGAACATGCTGGCTTCAGCGACGCTGAGCCTTGGATCCGTGTCAACGAGAACTACGTCGAGGTCAATGCTGCTGATCAAGTTGGTCGTGTGGGAAGTGTGTTGGAGTTCTGGAAAGGCATGATTTGGTTGAGGAAGCAGCACTTGGAAGTGCTTGTACATGGGCGGTTCAGCTTGCTGGACCGTGAAAACGAAAAGGTCTTTGCGTTTCTGAAGAGTAGCCGAGCAGATGAGAGGCAGCAGATGAAGATTGTTTGCAACTTCTCTGACGACGAAGTCAATATTCCGACTCCTTCCGCTTTGCAGCAGCAGATCTGGGAGCTGGAGTTGAGCACAAGTCCTGAGGGTGATCCCGCGAGACTGCGACCATGGGAGGGCAGATTGTACCGTCTTGCCGCATAG